In Drechmeria coniospora strain ARSEF 6962 chromosome 03, whole genome shotgun sequence, the DNA window TGGCGGCATCCCCATAGGCGGCGCCGTTGATTCTTCTCAGCCGCGACGCGTCGGGTACCCCGTCGGACACCTTCGACACCAGCCGCTGGAGGAGTTCAAGGAGGAGAACCGAAGGAGTAGCCTCGCGCCCGAGCTCGACAGCACGCTCACCCACTGGATGTGGGGACCCCAGGGTCGGCCGCTGCAGAGGAAGTCGGTGCTGCCCGACATCCAATGGGGGTCTGACGCCAGCTTTGGCCCGTCGCAAGGGTACGTGCCCGAGGCGAAcaaggagacggccgaggcagggCTCCAGCGTCACATGAAGTGTCTCGATTGCCTGGAGCCGACCAAGGGCGTGGTCGACAGTCGGCCGAGCAGTCCAACCAACGGTCACAGCGATAACGGGGATGGCTGCCTCCAGGCGGCGCAAGAGGACGATCCCAGTGCTCCGCCGCgaaagaggaggaagagcCGAAACGTCAaggagcaggacgacgacgacgacgacgacgacgcctcgTCAAAATCAGGGCGCAAGCGAAAGCCCGTGGCTGATCGCAACGgaacctcgccgccatcggacGCGACAAGcggcggtcgacggcgcaAGTCGACGGCCGGTGGACCCAAGCCCCCCCGCGAGAACCTCTCGGAGGAGCAGAAGCGGGAGAACCATATTCGAAGCGAGCAAAAACGACGCACCCTGATTAAGGAGGGCTTCGAtgacctcggcgagctcgttcCCGGGCTCAACGGTGGCGGATTCAGCAAGAGCACCACCTTGACCATGGCTGCTGAGTGGTTGGAGGAGATCATTCGAGGAAACAAAATATTGGCCGCCCAAGTCGCCGCGCTCACGGGGAACTGACAGTGTTCTTTCCGTTTTGACCATGCCACCATCCCACGGGATCGCGTGTGTTTGGAGGAAGGGAGGAAGGAAGGGGGAGGAAGGGGGAGGCAGGG includes these proteins:
- a CDS encoding bHLH family transcription factor, which translates into the protein MLALQQPPRMGSKQPEDPFLPFGCTSPALFRPPRPAPSPDAGFLEPGCADSTTADAVDETQQSLFNAPDPAPGAPLLSEDDSKFLSSFFEDMTANHYNMPSFGEGLHFSDAWLDLPPQFMGSATFFGTPTGLPDFEPDPAHAPSANADRPDLPGILPGSHLMPPPPPPPPQSQPFPQQHSDDVLNAAATLLQNGAHSRGGIPIGGAVDSSQPRRVGYPVGHLRHQPLEEFKEENRRSSLAPELDSTLTHWMWGPQGRPLQRKSVLPDIQWGSDASFGPSQGYVPEANKETAEAGLQRHMKCLDCLEPTKGVVDSRPSSPTNGHSDNGDGCLQAAQEDDPSAPPRKRRKSRNVKEQDDDDDDDDASSKSGRKRKPVADRNGTSPPSDATSGGRRRKSTAGGPKPPRENLSEEQKRENHIRSEQKRRTLIKEGFDDLGELVPGLNGGGFSKSTTLTMAAEWLEEIIRGNKILAAQVAALTGN